A stretch of Natronococcus sp. CG52 DNA encodes these proteins:
- the tuf gene encoding translation elongation factor EF-1 subunit alpha, protein MSDKRHQNLAIIGHVDHGKSTLVGRLLYETGSVPEHVIEQHREEAEEKGKGGFEFAYVMDNLAEERERGVTIDIAHQEFSTDEYEFTIVDCPGHRDFVKNMITGASQADNAVLVVAADDGVAPQTQEHVFLARTLGIDELIIGINKMDVVDYKQDTFDEVVEEVNQLLKQVQFQTDDASFIPISAFEGDNIAEASDNTSWYDGETLLDALNALPEPEPPTDAPLRLPIQDVYTISGIGTVPVGRIETGIMNIGDNVSFQPSDVGGEVKTIEMHHEEVPKAEPGDNVGFNVRGIGKDDIRRGDVCGPADDPPSVAETFQAQIVVMQHPSVITAGYTPVFHAHTAQVACTIESIDKKMDPASGEVAEENPDFIQSGDAAVVTIRPQKPLSIEPSSKIPELGSFAIRDMGQTIAAGKVLEVNE, encoded by the coding sequence ATGAGCGACAAACGACACCAGAACCTGGCCATCATCGGCCACGTTGACCACGGGAAGAGCACGCTCGTGGGACGCCTCCTCTACGAGACGGGGAGCGTGCCGGAGCACGTCATCGAACAGCACCGCGAGGAAGCCGAAGAGAAGGGCAAAGGCGGCTTCGAGTTCGCCTACGTCATGGACAACCTCGCCGAGGAGCGCGAACGCGGTGTCACCATCGACATCGCCCACCAGGAGTTCTCGACCGACGAGTACGAGTTTACTATCGTCGACTGTCCTGGTCACCGCGACTTCGTCAAGAACATGATCACTGGCGCGAGCCAGGCCGACAACGCCGTCCTCGTCGTCGCCGCTGACGACGGCGTCGCACCCCAGACCCAGGAGCACGTCTTCCTGGCCCGCACGCTGGGTATCGACGAACTCATCATCGGCATCAACAAGATGGACGTCGTCGACTACAAGCAGGACACCTTCGACGAGGTCGTCGAGGAAGTCAACCAGCTGCTCAAGCAGGTTCAGTTCCAGACCGACGACGCCTCGTTCATCCCGATCTCGGCCTTCGAGGGCGACAACATCGCCGAGGCCTCCGACAACACGTCGTGGTACGACGGCGAAACCCTGCTCGATGCCCTGAACGCCCTGCCGGAGCCGGAGCCGCCGACGGACGCACCGCTCCGACTCCCGATTCAGGACGTTTACACGATCTCCGGCATCGGTACCGTCCCAGTCGGACGTATCGAGACCGGTATCATGAACATCGGCGACAACGTCTCCTTCCAGCCCAGCGACGTGGGCGGCGAAGTGAAGACGATCGAGATGCACCACGAAGAGGTGCCCAAGGCCGAACCAGGTGACAACGTCGGATTCAACGTCCGCGGCATCGGTAAGGACGACATCCGCCGTGGTGACGTCTGTGGTCCTGCGGACGACCCGCCAAGCGTCGCCGAGACGTTCCAGGCGCAGATCGTCGTCATGCAGCACCCCTCGGTCATCACCGCCGGATACACGCCGGTCTTCCACGCCCACACGGCACAGGTCGCGTGTACGATCGAATCCATCGACAAAAAGATGGACCCCGCAAGCGGCGAGGTCGCGGAGGAGAACCCCGACTTCATCCAGTCGGGTGACGCTGCTGTGGTCACCATCCGACCTCAGAAGCCCCTCAGCATCGAACCGTCCAGCAAGATCCCCGAACTCGGGAGCTTCGCCATCCGCGACATGGGTCAGACCATCGCAGCTGGCAAGGTCCTCGAGGTCAACGAATAA
- a CDS encoding rhomboid family intramembrane serine protease, which translates to MSSRSRSRDSSSTDERSGSSGPLIDLLVIFAVVYVLQAVAGAAGAMIGLFVLTPPLADNPWTIVTSVYAHAGLGHLLSNSLALIVFGWPVARATTRLRFHTFVLVTGALAGVSQIVLTGVFASVPFIGVTPTSGVLGASGAVFALLGYFLASNRLSSVIASVVDVPRWVTWAIFFVLAVIVTLATAQPGVALIAHFSGFLVGLLAGRSGVLETRSRRSGNAPTV; encoded by the coding sequence ATGTCGAGCCGATCGCGCTCTCGGGACTCCTCGAGTACAGACGAACGGTCCGGCTCGAGCGGCCCGCTGATCGACCTGCTGGTGATCTTCGCCGTCGTCTACGTCCTTCAGGCGGTCGCAGGCGCCGCCGGTGCGATGATCGGACTGTTCGTCCTCACGCCGCCGCTCGCGGACAACCCGTGGACGATCGTCACGAGCGTCTACGCCCACGCCGGACTCGGCCACCTCCTCTCGAACAGTCTCGCGCTGATCGTCTTCGGCTGGCCGGTCGCTCGAGCGACGACCCGTCTTCGCTTTCACACGTTCGTGCTCGTGACGGGGGCGCTCGCGGGAGTCTCCCAGATCGTCCTGACGGGAGTGTTCGCGTCGGTGCCGTTCATCGGCGTGACGCCGACTTCGGGTGTTCTCGGCGCTAGCGGGGCCGTCTTCGCCCTGCTCGGCTACTTTCTCGCGTCGAACCGGCTCTCGTCGGTGATCGCCTCGGTCGTCGACGTCCCGCGGTGGGTCACCTGGGCGATCTTTTTCGTCCTCGCGGTGATCGTCACCCTGGCGACGGCTCAGCCGGGTGTCGCCTTGATCGCCCACTTCTCCGGCTTCCTGGTCGGGCTCCTCGCCGGGCGCTCGGGCGTGCTCGAGACCCGGTCACGACGGTCAGGGAATGCGCCGACCGTCTGA
- the rpsJ gene encoding 30S ribosomal protein S10, which produces MQQARVRLAGTSPDDLDDICDDVREIANNTGVNLSGPIPLPTKTLEVPTRKSPDGEGTATWEHWEMRVHKRLIDLDADERALRQLMRIQVPNDVSIEIVLED; this is translated from the coding sequence ATGCAGCAGGCACGCGTTCGACTCGCGGGCACGAGTCCAGACGACCTCGACGACATCTGCGACGACGTCCGCGAGATTGCGAACAACACCGGCGTCAACCTGAGCGGTCCAATCCCGCTGCCGACGAAGACCCTCGAGGTGCCGACCCGGAAGTCGCCTGACGGCGAGGGTACCGCCACGTGGGAGCACTGGGAGATGCGCGTCCACAAGCGCCTGATCGATCTGGACGCCGACGAACGCGCACTCCGACAGCTCATGCGCATCCAGGTACCGAACGACGTCTCGATCGAGATCGTCCTCGAAGACTGA
- a CDS encoding homoserine dehydrogenase, whose translation MRLAILGAGDVGRSVADLAGEYGHDVVALADSSDAAIDPDGIDVDRALERKLGGDPLGPDDPAAVFETAYDVLVEATPTTLGDAEPGFTHVKRALETDHHVVLANKGPVAERYEELRALEAESEGSIRFEATVGGAIPVLSTVEDSTPQAVTAVRGVLNGTANFILTRMAAEGLDYEHVLAEAQDLGVAEADPTFDVDGTDAALKFVILANVLADGGFSLEDATVEGIQNIPGSALDLAAEDGRTIRLIGEASREGIRVGPRLVPENGALAVTGTRNIVQIETKHAGSLHNSGRGAGGPETATAVLSDVGRLPER comes from the coding sequence ATGCGTCTCGCGATCCTCGGTGCCGGTGACGTCGGACGCTCGGTCGCCGACCTCGCCGGCGAGTACGGCCACGACGTCGTCGCGCTGGCCGACTCGAGCGACGCCGCGATCGATCCCGACGGCATCGACGTCGATCGGGCGCTCGAGCGCAAACTCGGCGGCGATCCCCTCGGTCCGGACGACCCCGCAGCGGTCTTCGAGACCGCCTACGACGTCCTCGTGGAGGCGACGCCGACGACGCTCGGCGACGCCGAACCGGGCTTTACGCACGTGAAACGCGCACTCGAGACCGACCACCACGTCGTGCTGGCGAACAAGGGGCCGGTCGCCGAGCGCTACGAGGAACTGCGAGCACTCGAGGCCGAGAGCGAGGGTTCGATCCGGTTCGAGGCGACCGTCGGCGGCGCGATTCCCGTGCTCTCGACCGTCGAGGACTCGACGCCGCAGGCGGTCACCGCGGTTCGGGGCGTCCTCAACGGGACCGCGAACTTCATCCTCACGCGGATGGCCGCCGAGGGACTCGACTACGAACACGTCCTCGCCGAAGCCCAGGATCTCGGCGTCGCGGAGGCCGACCCGACGTTCGACGTCGACGGCACCGACGCCGCGCTCAAGTTCGTCATCCTCGCGAACGTGCTGGCCGACGGCGGCTTCTCGCTCGAGGATGCGACCGTCGAGGGGATCCAGAACATTCCCGGTAGCGCGCTCGATCTCGCCGCCGAGGACGGCCGCACGATCCGGCTCATCGGCGAAGCGTCTCGAGAGGGCATTCGCGTCGGTCCCCGTCTCGTTCCCGAAAACGGCGCACTCGCGGTGACGGGGACGCGCAACATCGTCCAGATCGAGACGAAACACGCCGGCAGCCTCCACAACAGCGGCCGCGGCGCGGGCGGTCCGGAGACGGCAACGGCGGTGCTGTCCGACGTCGGACGACTCCCGGAACGGTAG